From a single Paramormyrops kingsleyae isolate MSU_618 chromosome 14, PKINGS_0.4, whole genome shotgun sequence genomic region:
- the zbtb8a gene encoding zinc finger and BTB domain-containing protein 8A isoform X3, translating to MMAEHQSRLLQQLDEQRRQELFCDCHVLVEGQLFKAHRNVLFGCSGYFRMLLARGGAECGRPVSATFEAFSADTFSVILDFVYSGRLDLTSVNVIEVMSAASYLQMNDVIGFCKGFIRSSLDISAKETADQCLSLPEESSTPQGVDNAPIAQVELCAEPKSEVSSQGAPPPRGRRRAPPSQPIKVEQMTESTAYRAARGSGRRRTWSSLPVEETTSIADQQGAPSSKAQKADELYATLPTIVGVVGVFNKDSSPSMRFKCPFCTHTVKRKADLKRHLRCHTGERPYPCEACSKRFTRLEHLRSHFETIHQARKLVCRKCKRHVTELSGRVVCEGTRRYRLCNECIQESGCEGLLIDTASSESALLMGMGEEDEDDKEKDWLMTDEDDLAVDSGTDLIIQEVDDSEEEQELHN from the exons ATGATGGCTGAGCACCAGAGCCGCCTACTGCAGCAGCTGGATGAGCAGCGGAGACAGGAACTCTTCTGTGATTGCCATGTGTTGGTGGAGGGACAACTGTTCAAGGCGCACCGCAACGTGCTGTTTGGCTGCAGTGGCTATTTCCGCATGCTGTTGGCGCGGGGTGGAGCAGAGTGTGGCAGGCCTGTCTCTGCCACATTTGAGGCCTTCAGTGCCGACACCTTCTCTGTCATTCTGGATTTTGTCTACTCAGGTCGTCTGGACCTCACCAGTGTCAATGTCATTGAGGTGATGTCAGCCGCCAGCTACTTGCAGATGAATGATGTCATTGGGTTTTGCAAGGGCTTCATCAGGTCTTCTCTGGATATTAGCGCCAAAGAGACTGCAGATCAGTGCCTCAGCCTACCAGAGGAGAGCAGCACCCCCCAGGGGGTAGATAACGCCCCCATTGCCCAGGTGGAGTTATGTGCTGAGCCCAAGTCGGAGGTCTCAAGCCAGGGCGCGCCTCCCCCACGAGGAAGGCGGAGGGCTCCACCTTCCCAGCCCATCAAAGTTGAGCAGATGACAGAATCCACAGCATACCGTGCTGCCAGAGGATCGGGTAGGCGGCGAACTTGGAGCAGCCTACCTGTGGAGGAGACCACATCCATAGCagaccaacagggggcgccctcCAGCAAAGCACAGAAGGCCGATGAGCTCTACGCCACTTTACCCACAATTGTTGGAGTTGTTGGCGTTTTCAACAAAG ACTCCAGCCCTTCAATGCGCTTCAAGTGTCCCTTCTGCACGCACACGGTGAAGCGGAAGGCAGATCTGAAGCGGCACCTTCGCTGCCACACGGGTGAGCGGCCATATCCTTGTGAGGCCTGCAGCAAGCGCTTCACCCGCCTGGAGCACCTGCGAAGCCACTTTGAGACG ATCCACCAGGCTAGGAAGCTGGTGTGCCGGAAATGCAAACGTCACGTGACAGAGCTGAGTGGACGCGTTGTGTGTGAGGGCACACGCCGCTACAGGCTCTGTAATGAGTGCATCCAGGAGAGTGGCTGTGAAGGCCTCCTGATTGACACAGCCAGTAGTGAGTCAGCACTTCTCATGGGCATGGGTGAGGAAGATGAGGATGACAAGGAGAAAGACTGGCTGATGACGGACGAGGATGACCTGGCGGTGGATTCTGGGACTGACCTCATCATTCAGGAAGTAGATGACAGTGAAGAGGAGCAGGAGCTTCACAATTAA
- the zbtb8a gene encoding zinc finger and BTB domain-containing protein 8A isoform X2, with protein sequence MRQSTRTSGADMMAEHQSRLLQQLDEQRRQELFCDCHVLVEGQLFKAHRNVLFGCSGYFRMLLARGGAECGRPVSATFEAFSADTFSVILDFVYSGRLDLTSVNVIEVMSAASYLQMNDVIGFCKGFIRSSLDISAKETADQCLSLPEESSTPQGVDNAPIAQVELCAEPKSEVSSQGAPPPRGRRRAPPSQPIKVEQMTESTAYRAARGSGRRRTWSSLPVEETTSIADQQGAPSSKAQKADELYATLPTIVGVVGVFNKDSSPSMRFKCPFCTHTVKRKADLKRHLRCHTGERPYPCEACSKRFTRLEHLRSHFETIHQARKLVCRKCKRHVTELSGRVVCEGTRRYRLCNECIQESGCEGLLIDTASSESALLMGMGEEDEDDKEKDWLMTDEDDLAVDSGTDLIIQEVDDSEEEQELHN encoded by the exons ACAGTCGACGCGAACATCTGGTGCAGATATGATGGCTGAGCACCAGAGCCGCCTACTGCAGCAGCTGGATGAGCAGCGGAGACAGGAACTCTTCTGTGATTGCCATGTGTTGGTGGAGGGACAACTGTTCAAGGCGCACCGCAACGTGCTGTTTGGCTGCAGTGGCTATTTCCGCATGCTGTTGGCGCGGGGTGGAGCAGAGTGTGGCAGGCCTGTCTCTGCCACATTTGAGGCCTTCAGTGCCGACACCTTCTCTGTCATTCTGGATTTTGTCTACTCAGGTCGTCTGGACCTCACCAGTGTCAATGTCATTGAGGTGATGTCAGCCGCCAGCTACTTGCAGATGAATGATGTCATTGGGTTTTGCAAGGGCTTCATCAGGTCTTCTCTGGATATTAGCGCCAAAGAGACTGCAGATCAGTGCCTCAGCCTACCAGAGGAGAGCAGCACCCCCCAGGGGGTAGATAACGCCCCCATTGCCCAGGTGGAGTTATGTGCTGAGCCCAAGTCGGAGGTCTCAAGCCAGGGCGCGCCTCCCCCACGAGGAAGGCGGAGGGCTCCACCTTCCCAGCCCATCAAAGTTGAGCAGATGACAGAATCCACAGCATACCGTGCTGCCAGAGGATCGGGTAGGCGGCGAACTTGGAGCAGCCTACCTGTGGAGGAGACCACATCCATAGCagaccaacagggggcgccctcCAGCAAAGCACAGAAGGCCGATGAGCTCTACGCCACTTTACCCACAATTGTTGGAGTTGTTGGCGTTTTCAACAAAG ACTCCAGCCCTTCAATGCGCTTCAAGTGTCCCTTCTGCACGCACACGGTGAAGCGGAAGGCAGATCTGAAGCGGCACCTTCGCTGCCACACGGGTGAGCGGCCATATCCTTGTGAGGCCTGCAGCAAGCGCTTCACCCGCCTGGAGCACCTGCGAAGCCACTTTGAGACG ATCCACCAGGCTAGGAAGCTGGTGTGCCGGAAATGCAAACGTCACGTGACAGAGCTGAGTGGACGCGTTGTGTGTGAGGGCACACGCCGCTACAGGCTCTGTAATGAGTGCATCCAGGAGAGTGGCTGTGAAGGCCTCCTGATTGACACAGCCAGTAGTGAGTCAGCACTTCTCATGGGCATGGGTGAGGAAGATGAGGATGACAAGGAGAAAGACTGGCTGATGACGGACGAGGATGACCTGGCGGTGGATTCTGGGACTGACCTCATCATTCAGGAAGTAGATGACAGTGAAGAGGAGCAGGAGCTTCACAATTAA
- the zbtb8a gene encoding zinc finger and BTB domain-containing protein 8A isoform X1, which translates to METLSEIRAKGSSGTPGDPGHQQSTRTSGADMMAEHQSRLLQQLDEQRRQELFCDCHVLVEGQLFKAHRNVLFGCSGYFRMLLARGGAECGRPVSATFEAFSADTFSVILDFVYSGRLDLTSVNVIEVMSAASYLQMNDVIGFCKGFIRSSLDISAKETADQCLSLPEESSTPQGVDNAPIAQVELCAEPKSEVSSQGAPPPRGRRRAPPSQPIKVEQMTESTAYRAARGSGRRRTWSSLPVEETTSIADQQGAPSSKAQKADELYATLPTIVGVVGVFNKDSSPSMRFKCPFCTHTVKRKADLKRHLRCHTGERPYPCEACSKRFTRLEHLRSHFETIHQARKLVCRKCKRHVTELSGRVVCEGTRRYRLCNECIQESGCEGLLIDTASSESALLMGMGEEDEDDKEKDWLMTDEDDLAVDSGTDLIIQEVDDSEEEQELHN; encoded by the exons ATGGAAACGCTATCCGAAATTAGAGCAAAGGGATCTTCGGGGACACCCGGCGATCCAGGGCACCA ACAGTCGACGCGAACATCTGGTGCAGATATGATGGCTGAGCACCAGAGCCGCCTACTGCAGCAGCTGGATGAGCAGCGGAGACAGGAACTCTTCTGTGATTGCCATGTGTTGGTGGAGGGACAACTGTTCAAGGCGCACCGCAACGTGCTGTTTGGCTGCAGTGGCTATTTCCGCATGCTGTTGGCGCGGGGTGGAGCAGAGTGTGGCAGGCCTGTCTCTGCCACATTTGAGGCCTTCAGTGCCGACACCTTCTCTGTCATTCTGGATTTTGTCTACTCAGGTCGTCTGGACCTCACCAGTGTCAATGTCATTGAGGTGATGTCAGCCGCCAGCTACTTGCAGATGAATGATGTCATTGGGTTTTGCAAGGGCTTCATCAGGTCTTCTCTGGATATTAGCGCCAAAGAGACTGCAGATCAGTGCCTCAGCCTACCAGAGGAGAGCAGCACCCCCCAGGGGGTAGATAACGCCCCCATTGCCCAGGTGGAGTTATGTGCTGAGCCCAAGTCGGAGGTCTCAAGCCAGGGCGCGCCTCCCCCACGAGGAAGGCGGAGGGCTCCACCTTCCCAGCCCATCAAAGTTGAGCAGATGACAGAATCCACAGCATACCGTGCTGCCAGAGGATCGGGTAGGCGGCGAACTTGGAGCAGCCTACCTGTGGAGGAGACCACATCCATAGCagaccaacagggggcgccctcCAGCAAAGCACAGAAGGCCGATGAGCTCTACGCCACTTTACCCACAATTGTTGGAGTTGTTGGCGTTTTCAACAAAG ACTCCAGCCCTTCAATGCGCTTCAAGTGTCCCTTCTGCACGCACACGGTGAAGCGGAAGGCAGATCTGAAGCGGCACCTTCGCTGCCACACGGGTGAGCGGCCATATCCTTGTGAGGCCTGCAGCAAGCGCTTCACCCGCCTGGAGCACCTGCGAAGCCACTTTGAGACG ATCCACCAGGCTAGGAAGCTGGTGTGCCGGAAATGCAAACGTCACGTGACAGAGCTGAGTGGACGCGTTGTGTGTGAGGGCACACGCCGCTACAGGCTCTGTAATGAGTGCATCCAGGAGAGTGGCTGTGAAGGCCTCCTGATTGACACAGCCAGTAGTGAGTCAGCACTTCTCATGGGCATGGGTGAGGAAGATGAGGATGACAAGGAGAAAGACTGGCTGATGACGGACGAGGATGACCTGGCGGTGGATTCTGGGACTGACCTCATCATTCAGGAAGTAGATGACAGTGAAGAGGAGCAGGAGCTTCACAATTAA